The Citrifermentans bemidjiense Bem genome window below encodes:
- a CDS encoding c-type cytochrome, whose protein sequence is MQRRLVVTLAILALVATCVTGCKKKSEEQAQPPQSTTAAPAAPATPQPAASATATTGEQLFKLHCAACHPNGGNTITPAKTLSKKAMADRNIKSTDDIVKIMRNPGPGMNKFDEGMIPKDDAKKIGDYILATFP, encoded by the coding sequence ATGCAGAGGCGTTTGGTCGTAACTTTGGCAATTCTGGCACTCGTCGCAACCTGTGTCACAGGATGCAAGAAGAAGAGCGAAGAGCAAGCTCAACCTCCACAGAGCACCACCGCGGCTCCCGCTGCACCTGCAACACCACAACCGGCAGCTTCTGCAACCGCGACCACTGGGGAGCAGCTCTTCAAACTGCACTGCGCAGCCTGCCACCCAAACGGCGGCAATACCATCACCCCGGCTAAGACTCTCAGCAAGAAAGCGATGGCCGACCGGAACATCAAGAGCACGGACGACATCGTGAAGATCATGCGCAACCCAGGCCCCGGCATGAACAAGTTCGACGAGGGGATGATCCCGAAGGACGACGCCAAGAAGATCGGCGACTACATCCTGGCGACTTTCCCCTGA
- a CDS encoding PQ-loop domain-containing transporter, which yields MNCLFALKSLYALNGVIAVLLYLPQIAKAWKDRSHALSLSLVTFGGWSLGSLITALYASFLVRDQIFTAISLGNMAGSGAVFFIAASNRLASRGTSSIS from the coding sequence ATGAACTGCCTGTTCGCCCTCAAATCCCTCTACGCGCTGAACGGCGTCATCGCCGTGCTCCTGTACCTGCCGCAGATCGCGAAAGCCTGGAAGGACAGAAGCCACGCCCTGTCGCTCTCCCTGGTCACCTTCGGCGGCTGGAGCCTAGGCTCGCTGATCACCGCGCTCTACGCCTCTTTTCTGGTGCGGGACCAGATCTTCACCGCGATCAGCCTCGGCAACATGGCCGGCTCCGGGGCCGTATTCTTCATCGCCGCCTCCAACCGCCTGGCCTCCCGCGGCACTTCCTCCATCAGCTAA
- a CDS encoding metal-dependent transcriptional regulator — protein sequence MKLTDKAEEILEALWIESEEKGTGYAELDRMEIDASDPAYQELASQALVEIKGGRIYFRPEGRDEGRNTIRRHRLAERLMMDVLNIRGESGDMKACQFEHLLNEGVDTKVCTMLNHPVTCPHGKPIPPGECCEEARKTGDLGVVPLTELKPGDEGDIAYIQTEDSKKMQKLMAMGVLPGNRISLLQAFPSYIFRVGFSEFAIDSAMAREIFVRR from the coding sequence ATGAAGCTGACTGACAAGGCTGAAGAGATACTGGAGGCGTTGTGGATCGAGTCGGAGGAAAAAGGAACCGGCTACGCAGAACTGGACCGAATGGAAATAGACGCCTCGGATCCCGCCTATCAAGAACTTGCCTCGCAGGCCCTGGTGGAGATCAAGGGAGGACGCATCTACTTCCGCCCCGAAGGGCGGGATGAGGGGCGCAACACAATCCGGCGCCACCGCCTCGCCGAAAGGCTGATGATGGACGTGCTCAACATCCGCGGCGAGAGCGGGGACATGAAGGCGTGCCAGTTCGAGCACCTTTTGAACGAGGGGGTGGACACCAAGGTCTGCACCATGCTGAACCACCCGGTGACCTGCCCGCACGGCAAGCCGATACCTCCCGGGGAGTGCTGCGAGGAGGCGCGTAAGACCGGTGATCTCGGCGTGGTGCCGCTCACCGAGCTCAAACCCGGCGACGAGGGGGACATAGCCTACATCCAGACCGAGGACAGCAAGAAGATGCAGAAACTGATGGCCATGGGGGTGCTCCCCGGAAACCGCATCTCGCTTTTACAGGCTTTCCCGTCCTACATCTTCAGGGTCGGTTTTTCCGAATTCGCCATCGACTCGGCCATGGCCCGCGAAATTTTCGTCAGACGATAA
- a CDS encoding Fur family transcriptional regulator produces MKRAKKKIFADFIAQRGLKTTKQRDIILDSFLSSDRHLSIEDLYLKLRAKHPNIGYATVYRTLKLFAEAGLAREMQFGDGQTRYEHVGEGEHHDHLVCTRCGHIEEFENETIEKLQDEVANSRGFLIERHRLELYGLCSGCRK; encoded by the coding sequence ATGAAACGAGCCAAGAAAAAAATCTTCGCGGACTTCATCGCTCAGCGCGGACTCAAGACGACCAAGCAGCGGGACATCATCCTCGACAGCTTCCTGTCCAGCGACAGGCACCTGAGCATCGAGGACTTGTATCTGAAGCTCAGAGCCAAGCACCCGAACATCGGCTACGCCACGGTGTACCGGACTCTGAAGCTCTTCGCCGAGGCAGGTCTCGCCCGCGAGATGCAGTTCGGCGACGGCCAGACCCGCTACGAGCACGTGGGGGAGGGCGAGCACCACGATCACTTGGTCTGCACCCGGTGCGGCCACATCGAGGAGTTCGAGAACGAGACCATCGAGAAACTGCAGGACGAGGTGGCCAACAGCCGGGGCTTCCTGATCGAGCGCCACCGCCTCGAACTCTACGGCCTTTGCTCCGGCTGTAGAAAGTAA
- a CDS encoding methyl-accepting chemotaxis protein, whose amino-acid sequence MMPAGKDSVTQDAELKRLSEDWSAVLAEQAAQLAAVSGTTEQEFLDIGGRLQDFYQRGLGISGLASEMVGEVAGDHVIGAMRGLGEMLDDMGRYVNRAQNEIEVSADTLREILVLLAKVSDPLSGFKKVNKVLRMLGISTKIESARLGQSAAGFDTLASDVGELSVQVNDKAAVILKRKEELARTIEQTLAGVLNSGAQQHDQVMAILARTRGSMQALTEINARCSSSVATISAVSDEVYRSIGDVVMSMQAHDIVRQQIEHVDEALTDLKHGLSAGTAGADTAAAVCELQIAQLRHAEAELDDAVTTIIDGLREIARKQSGLSAQTSSMAGMADQTGGSFFSEMEKDISVVSDALLDSSKVNQALCVAMATVAQTVGEIATFVGDIEKIGEEIKLIALNAQIKSAYTGDEGAALGVLAEAIQRLSIDAIDHTGAVSGTLQGIIAVTDRLNEGVGAEASGLESEVHGMVQTLSGLLQTLRQVHDTLLHSLRNMDDSVTRLSGDIEQVVAGITVHRKVSQVLETAVGEIAGVVAQARKIAPASPGAGNLEQLTQRYTMQSERRIHESLSGAHAGRDASARPLTVAAAPPPAATEDDLGGNVELF is encoded by the coding sequence ATGATGCCAGCAGGCAAGGATAGCGTGACGCAGGATGCGGAGTTGAAGAGGCTGTCGGAAGATTGGTCGGCGGTGCTGGCCGAGCAGGCCGCTCAACTGGCTGCCGTTTCCGGGACCACCGAGCAGGAGTTTCTCGATATCGGCGGCAGGCTCCAGGATTTCTACCAGCGGGGCCTCGGGATCTCCGGGCTTGCCTCCGAGATGGTGGGGGAAGTCGCGGGGGACCACGTCATCGGGGCCATGCGCGGGCTGGGGGAGATGCTCGACGACATGGGGCGCTACGTGAATCGGGCCCAGAACGAGATCGAGGTGAGCGCGGACACGCTGCGCGAGATCCTGGTACTGCTCGCCAAGGTAAGCGACCCGCTGTCGGGATTCAAGAAGGTGAACAAGGTGCTTAGGATGCTCGGCATCTCCACCAAGATAGAGAGCGCGCGCCTGGGGCAGAGTGCGGCCGGCTTCGACACGCTGGCAAGCGACGTAGGGGAGCTGTCGGTGCAGGTCAACGACAAGGCCGCCGTAATCCTGAAGCGCAAGGAGGAGCTGGCCCGGACCATTGAACAGACCCTGGCCGGGGTTTTGAACAGCGGCGCGCAGCAGCATGACCAGGTCATGGCCATCCTTGCCCGGACCCGGGGGAGCATGCAGGCCTTGACCGAGATCAACGCGCGCTGCTCCAGTTCCGTAGCCACGATCTCGGCGGTCTCCGACGAGGTGTACCGCTCCATCGGCGACGTGGTGATGTCCATGCAGGCCCACGACATCGTAAGGCAGCAGATCGAGCACGTCGACGAGGCGCTGACCGACCTCAAGCACGGGTTGTCCGCCGGGACGGCCGGAGCCGATACCGCGGCTGCGGTCTGCGAACTGCAGATAGCCCAGTTGCGCCATGCCGAGGCGGAACTGGACGATGCGGTCACCACCATCATCGACGGCCTGAGGGAGATCGCGCGCAAGCAGTCGGGGCTCTCGGCGCAGACCTCCAGCATGGCGGGAATGGCGGACCAGACCGGAGGGAGCTTTTTCTCCGAGATGGAGAAAGATATCTCGGTGGTGAGCGACGCACTTTTGGACAGCTCCAAGGTGAACCAGGCGCTCTGCGTGGCCATGGCAACCGTGGCGCAGACCGTGGGGGAGATCGCCACCTTCGTGGGCGACATCGAAAAGATCGGCGAGGAGATCAAGCTGATCGCGCTGAATGCGCAGATAAAGTCAGCCTACACCGGCGACGAGGGTGCCGCCCTGGGCGTTCTCGCCGAGGCCATCCAGCGCCTCTCCATCGACGCCATCGACCACACCGGCGCCGTCTCCGGGACCTTGCAGGGGATCATCGCGGTGACCGACCGCCTCAACGAGGGGGTGGGGGCCGAGGCCTCGGGGCTGGAAAGCGAGGTGCACGGCATGGTGCAGACCCTTTCCGGGCTTTTGCAGACGCTAAGGCAGGTGCACGACACCCTGCTGCACTCGCTACGCAACATGGACGACTCGGTCACCCGGCTCTCCGGCGACATCGAACAGGTGGTGGCGGGGATCACGGTGCACCGCAAGGTGAGCCAGGTGCTGGAGACGGCGGTGGGGGAAATAGCGGGGGTCGTGGCGCAGGCCAGAAAGATTGCTCCCGCCTCGCCGGGAGCCGGGAACCTGGAGCAGCTCACCCAGCGCTACACCATGCAAAGCGAACGCAGGATTCACGAATCGCTCAGCGGGGCTCACGCCGGGCGCGACGCTTCTGCGCGACCGCTCACCGTTGCCGCCGCGCCGCCGCCGGCTGCCACCGAGGACGATCTGGGCGGCAATGTGGAACTTTTCTAG
- a CDS encoding aminotransferase class V-fold PLP-dependent enzyme, which yields MSEHSRETRNGMCGICPAGCLVTVTLEQGRLVAVEPQAGSPMGILCRIGRHSPQIVHDPDRLLYPLKRIGPKGGYDFERITWDEAFETIVTRLNEVKARYGAEGAAIYTGRGSFDMALCDLFQPADAAVSSASNVLFPFGSPNTLGVGALCYVSFAMIAPHVTMGEMLITMETDLEQSELIVIWGANPATDSPPLAHRQILAARARGAQVVAIDPRLGETAREAGAQWIPIRPGTDGALALALIGVLVEEELYDEAFARDWTVGFPELRTLVQHFRPEAVQEISGVPADNIRNLARRIASVRGAAPVMYTGLEYSDSGVQAIRAVFTLFALAGQLDVPGGVLFRMKENIFPQNRSRLIRNPDLKKALGRDRFPIYSAYRGESHAAVLPEAVLEGKPYPVRALLVLGGSIITAWPDPDLWRRTLSSLDFMVSINRYHTADSAYADIVLPAATYYEITSYMRYGPLFKIRERLVLPQGEARSDFLILAELARRLGYGELYPQSEEEMLRFALEGSGFSLEEVRAQGGEARVAAVMMQYKKWEKGLLRPDGKPGFNTPSGKFEIASSILAENGYAPLPVYTEPGEGPLADPQLAREYPLVFNSGARTMHDFRSQHHGVRDLSDPLPEPPVTLNREDAAELGVGEGERVWVETPRGQALFTARLTSGIVRGSIDAAMGGGGPLGSEAWQKCNVNQLTDPGRYDPISGFPVYKTLLCRVRKAETFVADSASSKSSTGSIESIGSTFTEGLTPAVVALRQVYLDHNATTEVRPEVREAMLPYLGGDWGNPSSIHGKGSRARFALEDARRQVAQALNCTARRIVFTGGGSEADNLALRGAALAADGSRRHLVTSSIEHPAVLATCRALSRQGYELSVLDVDREGVVQPEQLERVIRRDTLLVSVMLANNETGALQPVPELARIAHRMGALFHCDAVQALGKMELDLEQLGADLVSLSSHKVHGPKGVGALYIGREVKLEPIITGGGQEHGLRAGTENVPGIVGFAKAVELSQAGLFAGEPERLARLRDRLEQGILGIVPGASKNGPEKRRLCNTLNMQLPGIRGESLVLLLDRHGVALSSGSACKSGNPDPSHALLAMGLTPQQAHCSVRFSLGRANDDGEIEYVLDRLRELLRDTGQAVRFVACR from the coding sequence ATGTCGGAGCATAGCCGCGAGACCCGTAACGGCATGTGCGGCATCTGCCCGGCAGGCTGCCTGGTCACCGTGACCCTTGAACAGGGGAGGCTGGTGGCGGTGGAGCCCCAGGCTGGAAGCCCGATGGGTATCCTCTGCCGTATCGGGCGCCACTCCCCGCAGATCGTGCACGACCCGGACCGGCTCCTTTATCCGCTCAAGCGCATAGGCCCCAAGGGGGGGTACGACTTCGAGCGCATCACCTGGGACGAGGCCTTCGAGACCATCGTGACGCGGTTGAACGAGGTGAAGGCGCGCTACGGGGCGGAGGGGGCGGCGATCTACACCGGGCGCGGCAGCTTCGACATGGCCCTTTGCGACCTGTTCCAGCCGGCGGACGCCGCGGTTTCCTCAGCCTCCAACGTTCTCTTTCCCTTTGGGTCCCCAAACACGCTTGGTGTGGGCGCCCTCTGCTACGTTTCCTTCGCCATGATCGCCCCTCACGTCACCATGGGAGAGATGCTGATCACCATGGAGACCGACCTCGAACAGTCGGAACTGATCGTGATCTGGGGCGCCAACCCGGCTACCGATTCGCCTCCCCTGGCGCACCGCCAGATCCTGGCGGCAAGGGCGCGAGGGGCGCAGGTGGTCGCGATAGATCCGCGGCTTGGGGAGACCGCGCGGGAGGCGGGTGCTCAGTGGATCCCGATTCGTCCCGGAACCGACGGGGCGCTGGCGCTGGCCCTGATCGGCGTCCTGGTGGAAGAGGAGCTTTACGACGAGGCTTTTGCCCGCGACTGGACCGTCGGCTTCCCCGAACTCCGTACGCTGGTGCAGCACTTCCGTCCCGAAGCGGTGCAAGAGATTTCGGGAGTCCCGGCGGATAACATCAGGAACCTGGCGCGCCGCATCGCCTCGGTCCGGGGCGCGGCACCGGTCATGTACACGGGGCTTGAGTACTCCGATAGCGGGGTGCAGGCGATTCGCGCCGTCTTCACGCTCTTCGCGCTGGCCGGGCAGCTCGACGTCCCCGGGGGAGTGCTGTTCCGGATGAAAGAGAATATCTTCCCCCAGAACCGTTCCCGCCTGATTCGAAACCCGGATCTGAAGAAGGCGCTTGGGCGCGACCGTTTCCCGATCTACAGCGCCTACCGGGGCGAATCCCATGCCGCCGTGCTCCCGGAGGCCGTGCTGGAAGGAAAGCCTTATCCGGTGCGGGCGCTACTGGTGCTGGGAGGCTCCATCATCACCGCCTGGCCGGATCCGGATCTGTGGCGCCGGACCTTGTCCTCCCTCGACTTCATGGTCTCCATCAACCGCTACCACACGGCCGATTCGGCCTATGCCGACATCGTCCTCCCCGCCGCTACCTATTACGAGATCACCTCCTACATGAGGTACGGCCCGCTCTTCAAGATAAGGGAGCGGCTGGTCCTCCCTCAGGGGGAGGCGCGTAGCGACTTCCTGATCCTGGCGGAGTTGGCCCGGCGCCTGGGGTACGGCGAGCTGTACCCGCAAAGCGAGGAGGAGATGCTCCGTTTCGCCCTTGAGGGGAGCGGCTTTTCCTTGGAAGAGGTGCGGGCGCAGGGGGGGGAAGCGCGGGTTGCTGCCGTGATGATGCAGTACAAGAAATGGGAAAAGGGGCTGTTGCGTCCCGACGGGAAACCCGGTTTCAACACCCCCAGCGGCAAGTTCGAGATCGCCTCCTCCATCCTCGCGGAAAACGGCTACGCGCCGCTGCCGGTCTACACCGAGCCTGGGGAGGGGCCGCTTGCCGACCCGCAGCTGGCACGTGAATACCCGCTGGTATTCAACTCCGGCGCGCGTACGATGCACGATTTTCGCAGCCAGCACCACGGCGTGCGCGACCTGTCCGACCCGCTTCCCGAGCCGCCGGTCACCTTGAACCGGGAAGATGCGGCAGAGCTCGGGGTCGGGGAGGGGGAGCGGGTCTGGGTCGAGACCCCGAGGGGGCAGGCACTTTTTACAGCAAGGCTAACCAGCGGCATCGTGCGCGGGAGCATCGACGCCGCCATGGGAGGGGGAGGGCCGTTGGGTTCCGAGGCCTGGCAAAAGTGCAACGTGAACCAACTCACCGACCCCGGCCGCTACGATCCCATCTCCGGCTTCCCCGTCTACAAGACCCTTCTCTGTCGAGTGCGCAAGGCAGAGACTTTCGTTGCCGACTCCGCCAGTTCCAAGTCGTCCACCGGGTCCATTGAGTCCATCGGGTCCACCTTCACCGAAGGGCTAACCCCGGCCGTCGTTGCTTTGCGCCAGGTCTACCTGGACCACAACGCCACCACAGAGGTTCGCCCGGAGGTGCGGGAGGCGATGCTCCCTTACCTTGGCGGCGACTGGGGGAACCCTTCCAGCATCCACGGCAAGGGGAGCCGCGCCCGCTTTGCGCTGGAGGATGCCCGGCGCCAGGTCGCTCAAGCGCTCAACTGCACCGCCCGGCGCATCGTCTTCACCGGAGGGGGGTCCGAGGCGGACAACCTCGCCCTGCGCGGAGCGGCGCTGGCTGCAGACGGCTCCAGGCGCCACCTGGTGACCAGCAGCATCGAGCACCCCGCCGTACTCGCCACCTGCCGCGCCCTCTCCCGCCAGGGGTACGAACTGAGCGTGTTGGACGTGGACCGGGAGGGGGTGGTGCAGCCGGAACAGCTGGAGCGGGTGATCCGCCGGGACACCCTGCTGGTCTCGGTGATGCTCGCCAACAACGAGACGGGGGCGCTTCAGCCCGTGCCCGAACTGGCGCGGATTGCACATCGGATGGGGGCGCTCTTTCACTGCGACGCGGTGCAGGCGCTGGGCAAGATGGAACTGGACCTGGAGCAGTTGGGGGCGGATCTGGTCAGCCTCTCCTCCCACAAGGTCCACGGTCCCAAAGGGGTGGGTGCACTCTATATCGGTCGGGAGGTAAAACTGGAGCCGATCATCACCGGCGGAGGGCAGGAGCACGGGCTTCGGGCCGGGACCGAAAACGTTCCCGGGATCGTCGGTTTCGCCAAGGCAGTGGAGCTTTCGCAGGCGGGGCTCTTCGCCGGCGAGCCGGAGCGGCTGGCGCGGCTTCGCGACCGGCTGGAGCAGGGAATTCTCGGCATAGTACCCGGCGCGAGTAAAAACGGCCCGGAAAAGCGGCGCCTTTGCAACACGCTCAACATGCAGCTGCCGGGGATCCGCGGCGAGTCGCTGGTGTTGCTGTTAGATCGCCACGGGGTGGCGCTATCGTCCGGCTCCGCCTGCAAGTCCGGAAACCCGGACCCTTCCCACGCGTTGCTTGCCATGGGGCTCACGCCGCAGCAGGCACACTGCTCCGTCCGTTTTTCCCTGGGACGGGCAAACGACGACGGGGAGATAGAGTACGTGCTGGATCGTCTGCGGGAGCTGTTGCGGGATACCGGCCAGGCGGTGCGTTTCGTAGCCTGCCGCTGA
- a CDS encoding L-histidine N(alpha)-methyltransferase: MDTFFASPEPQICRQLSEASRGRGPRIVRPSAAADPVQDFARSAAAGLASPPRRLESRFLYDAQGSILFDQITAQPEYYLTRTEASILAANAARIRALTGPTNIMELGAGSAAKTDNLLRAWLERSKAVCYFPVDVSLTALLGACKSISARFPAARVIAVNSEYAEAFPLLSQLSPVLVTFLGSSIGNFSRLEMTSFCLALAASMRPGDFLLLGLDLVKRSSVLEAAYNDRAGVTERFTRNIFARMNRELGSAIDLESIEHSARYQAELEQIEIDACFTKRQAFLLQPPGRAITIAEGESVRTEISRKFRLEQVIPELNRCGFGTEQVFSDERRWFALLLLRRLPRYSGQSGRS, from the coding sequence ATGGATACCTTTTTCGCCTCGCCCGAACCCCAAATCTGCCGCCAACTCAGTGAAGCGAGCCGAGGCCGAGGCCCTAGAATCGTGCGGCCGTCGGCCGCTGCGGACCCGGTGCAGGATTTCGCGCGCTCGGCCGCGGCAGGGCTCGCGTCTCCGCCGCGCCGCTTGGAGAGCAGGTTCCTGTACGATGCGCAGGGGAGCATCCTCTTCGACCAGATCACCGCGCAGCCGGAATACTACCTTACCCGTACCGAGGCCTCGATCCTCGCGGCCAACGCCGCCCGCATCAGGGCCCTCACCGGACCGACGAACATAATGGAGCTTGGGGCCGGCAGCGCGGCGAAGACGGATAATCTTTTGAGAGCCTGGCTGGAGCGCTCCAAGGCGGTCTGCTATTTTCCGGTGGATGTGAGCCTGACCGCGCTCCTGGGGGCCTGCAAAAGCATCTCGGCGAGGTTTCCTGCTGCCCGCGTCATCGCGGTGAACAGCGAGTACGCTGAAGCGTTCCCGCTTCTTTCGCAGCTCTCCCCTGTGCTGGTGACCTTCCTGGGGAGCAGCATCGGCAACTTCAGCCGGCTCGAGATGACTAGCTTCTGCCTCGCCCTGGCGGCGTCGATGCGACCGGGCGACTTCTTACTCCTGGGCCTGGACCTGGTGAAGAGAAGTTCGGTCTTGGAGGCGGCCTACAACGACAGGGCTGGAGTAACGGAGCGTTTTACCCGCAACATCTTCGCCCGGATGAACCGCGAACTTGGCAGTGCCATAGACCTCGAGTCCATCGAGCATTCGGCGCGTTACCAGGCGGAGCTGGAGCAGATCGAGATCGACGCCTGTTTCACGAAGCGGCAGGCTTTCCTCCTTCAACCCCCGGGGAGGGCCATTACCATAGCCGAAGGGGAATCGGTGCGGACCGAAATCTCCCGGAAGTTCCGGCTGGAGCAGGTGATCCCGGAGCTGAACCGCTGCGGCTTCGGCACCGAGCAGGTCTTCAGCGACGAGCGGCGCTGGTTTGCGCTCTTGTTGCTGCGCCGCTTGCCAAGGTATAGCGGCCAATCGGGGAGGTCATAG
- a CDS encoding STAS domain-containing protein, which translates to MDEFKLECRQDPESRGKQILKISGGVTIGDAGGFRQALLAALEAASELQVDLSEMTGIDLTGLQLLCAAHQSAVRGGKWLYITDGGNLTFREMAAGAGFRRHTGCARDTSYSCIWVGGEK; encoded by the coding sequence ATGGACGAATTCAAGTTGGAGTGCAGGCAAGACCCAGAGTCGCGGGGAAAACAGATACTGAAAATCTCGGGAGGGGTGACCATCGGCGACGCCGGCGGTTTCCGTCAGGCGCTATTGGCGGCGCTTGAGGCGGCGAGCGAGCTGCAGGTGGATCTCTCCGAGATGACCGGGATAGACCTGACCGGGCTGCAGCTTCTCTGCGCGGCGCACCAAAGCGCCGTCCGGGGGGGGAAGTGGCTCTACATCACGGACGGAGGAAACCTGACCTTTCGCGAAATGGCAGCCGGAGCCGGTTTCCGCAGGCATACCGGGTGTGCGAGGGACACTTCTTATAGCTGCATCTGGGTAGGAGGAGAGAAATAA
- the feoB gene encoding ferrous iron transport protein B has protein sequence MSFFKKKGSCHEAATVAASGAKKVALVGNPNVGKSVLFNALTGAYVTVSNYPGTSVEVSRGSTAINGEEFEIIDTPGMYSILPITEEERVAREILLTERPHLVLHVLDARNLERMLPMTLQLIEAELPVVLVVNIMDEAARMGLEIDIPLLSQRLGIPVIGAATAKKIGVPEIKSAIAGSSSGAVPPFTYSRLMEGDIAEICQSLRGEYILSKKAIALLLLQDDTEVAELVRETEGVWFPALQTVVRDKRFERRESFHLDLSMERKAIVKKILDGAFKIPEKRVVTLAERFSRWTVRPTTGIPLLLIVLYFGLYQFVGVFGAGTLVDFLEGKGFEQYFNPWITEVVKLNVPWEMIQELLVGEYGIITLGFRYAVGIILPIVATFFLFFSVLEDSGYFPRLALLVDRVFKTMGLTGRAVIPMVLGFGCDTMATMVTRTLETVRERVIATVLLALAIPCSAQLGVIMSLLSQTPGALLAWGVCLTLIFLLVGLLAAKVLPGETPMFYMEIPPMRLPQFGNVLTKTYTRMQWYFMEILPLFILASVLLWLGKITHFFEKMIEAMTPVMAALGLPKESAVAFIFGFFRRDYGAAGLYDLQAKGLLNPRQLTVAAVTLTLFIPCVAQFLIMKKERGWNVAIAIGLFVSVFAFGSGWLLNRFLLATQLL, from the coding sequence ATGTCATTTTTCAAGAAGAAGGGTTCCTGCCACGAAGCCGCAACCGTTGCCGCCAGCGGCGCCAAGAAGGTGGCGCTGGTGGGGAATCCCAACGTCGGAAAGAGCGTTCTCTTCAATGCCCTCACGGGCGCCTACGTCACCGTATCCAACTATCCCGGCACCTCGGTTGAGGTTTCCCGCGGCAGCACGGCGATCAATGGGGAAGAATTCGAGATCATCGACACACCAGGCATGTACTCCATACTCCCGATCACAGAGGAGGAGCGGGTGGCCCGCGAGATCCTCTTGACCGAGCGCCCGCACCTCGTGCTCCACGTCCTTGACGCCCGCAACCTGGAGCGGATGCTCCCGATGACGCTGCAGCTCATCGAGGCGGAGCTTCCCGTGGTGCTGGTGGTGAACATCATGGACGAGGCCGCGCGCATGGGGCTGGAGATCGACATCCCGCTTTTGTCCCAGCGGCTCGGCATCCCGGTCATCGGCGCCGCTACCGCTAAGAAGATCGGTGTTCCCGAGATCAAATCCGCCATTGCCGGCAGCTCCTCCGGCGCCGTCCCCCCCTTCACCTACTCGCGTCTGATGGAGGGTGACATCGCCGAGATCTGCCAGAGCCTCAGGGGCGAGTACATCCTCTCCAAGAAGGCGATCGCGCTTCTGCTTTTGCAGGACGACACCGAGGTAGCCGAATTGGTACGGGAAACCGAGGGCGTATGGTTTCCTGCCCTCCAGACGGTGGTTCGTGACAAGCGCTTCGAGCGCCGCGAGTCGTTCCATCTCGACCTCTCCATGGAGCGCAAGGCGATAGTGAAGAAGATCCTGGACGGCGCCTTCAAGATCCCGGAGAAGCGCGTGGTCACGCTCGCCGAGCGATTCTCACGCTGGACTGTGCGCCCGACTACCGGCATCCCGCTGCTGCTCATCGTGCTTTACTTCGGCCTCTACCAGTTCGTCGGCGTCTTCGGCGCCGGGACGCTGGTCGATTTCCTCGAAGGGAAGGGATTCGAGCAGTACTTCAACCCCTGGATCACCGAGGTCGTTAAACTCAACGTCCCGTGGGAGATGATCCAGGAACTCCTGGTGGGCGAGTACGGCATCATCACCCTGGGCTTCCGCTACGCCGTCGGCATCATCCTCCCCATCGTCGCCACCTTCTTCCTCTTCTTCTCCGTGCTCGAGGACAGCGGCTATTTTCCGCGGCTTGCGCTCCTGGTGGACCGGGTGTTCAAGACCATGGGACTCACCGGCCGGGCGGTGATACCGATGGTGTTAGGCTTTGGCTGCGACACCATGGCGACCATGGTGACGAGGACCCTGGAGACGGTTCGCGAGCGGGTCATCGCCACGGTGCTCTTGGCGCTCGCCATACCCTGTTCGGCGCAGTTGGGGGTCATCATGTCGCTTCTCTCCCAGACTCCCGGAGCGCTTTTGGCCTGGGGCGTCTGCCTGACCCTGATATTCCTGCTGGTCGGCCTTCTGGCCGCCAAGGTGCTCCCGGGGGAGACACCGATGTTCTACATGGAGATCCCCCCGATGCGGTTGCCGCAGTTCGGCAACGTGCTGACCAAGACCTACACCAGGATGCAGTGGTACTTCATGGAGATCCTGCCGCTGTTCATCCTCGCCTCCGTGCTTTTGTGGCTCGGTAAGATCACCCATTTCTTCGAGAAGATGATCGAGGCGATGACACCGGTCATGGCCGCCTTGGGGCTCCCCAAGGAGTCGGCCGTCGCTTTCATCTTCGGGTTCTTCCGGCGCGATTACGGCGCGGCAGGGCTTTACGACCTGCAGGCCAAGGGGCTTTTGAACCCCCGGCAACTCACCGTGGCGGCGGTTACCCTCACCCTGTTCATCCCCTGCGTGGCGCAGTTTCTGATCATGAAGAAGGAGCGCGGCTGGAATGTGGCCATCGCCATCGGGCTCTTCGTCTCCGTCTTCGCCTTCGGCAGCGGGTGGCTCTTGAACCGTTTCCTGCTTGCCACGCAATTGCTGTAA